TGAAGATCATGAAGGGATATCGATTTATAAGCTGACGGACAGTACCGGCTATATTCTGGTATCTGACCAGGGAGCAAATCGTTTTCAGATCTTTAGCCGTGAAGGGACAAAAGAAAACCCATATGCCCATCAGTTACTCAAAACAGTACCTGTAGCGGCTCGTCAGAGCGATGGTTCTGATGTGGTAAATGTACCGCTGAATGATACGTTCAAAAACGGACTGTTTGTAGCGATGAGTGATGATAAAACATTTCATTTCTACAGATGGGAAGATATAGCCGGCAAAGAACTGAAAATTAAAAAATAAGTTCACAAGCTTTTCAGGCAGGAGCTTGAAAATAACAGAAGCACAGTAAAAGATCATCTTTTACTGTGCTTTTTTTTTGTGCTTATGCGGAAGTAAGCCGGGATTGATTTTCAATCGCAAAAAAGTGCCTGTACAGGTCGCTTATCAAAGAAAAATCAGTTTTCGGATACAGGCCTGTTACTATGCTCCAGAGGCATAGGAAGTAAAAAATCAGTATTAAAAATTTGATCGTAAAAACATTTTTGTTATTATTGTGTACGTTAACAATTGCAATAAAGCTAAATTATAGTAACCATGACCAAACTGCTTTTACATAATTGTATTCTTGTTTTACCTGCATCGCTCCTTGAAAACGGCTATGTGTATGTGGTAGATAAACGTATTGCGGGAGTTGGTCAGGGGATGCCCGAAATACAGGATGATGAGTTGAAAATTATCGATTTGAAGGGGCGTTATGTCTCCGCTGGTTTTATCGATATGCATGTTCATGGCGGTGGAGGATATGACTTTATGGATGCAACAGTAGAAGCATTTCTAGGGGTTTCCGAAACCCATGTCCGCTATGGAACCACAGCCATGTGTCCGACAACTCTAACCGCTGACAGTGAAAACCTGTATGCTGTATTAGATACCTATGCAGCAGCTCTTCCTCAGAATAAGAAAGGTGCATCCTGGTTAGGTTTACATCTGGAAGGTCCTTATCTGGCCATGAACCAGCGGGGAGCACAGGATCCGAAATATATCCGGAATCCGGATGTAAAGGAATACAGCGCTATACTGGATTACAGCCCGCATATTACACGCTGGAGTGCCGCTCCTGAACTTCCAGGGGCTTTGGCTTTTGGAGATTATCTGCAGTCCAAAGGCATTATTGCATCGCTGGCACATACAGATGCCCTGTTTGAGGAAGTCGTGGAAGGCTATGATCACGGTTATCGCCTGGCGACTCATTTTTATTCAGCCATGTCTACCATTGTGCGCAAAAATGCAAAGCGTTATGCTGGCGTGATAGAGGCCGGATACTATTTAGATGGTATGGATGTAGAGATTATTGCAGATGGTATTCATGTCCCCGCTCCGCTGTTAAAATTAATTTACAAGATCAAAGGTCCCACTCGTATTGCATTGGTAACAGATGCGATGCGTGCTGCAGCTATGCCCGAAGGGCCTAGTGTACTGGGGCGTGTGCAGGATGGATTGCCCGTGCTGGTGGAAGGAGGCGTAGCCAAACTGCCGGACAGATCTGCATTTGCAGGAAGTGTAGCGACCTGTAATCAGCTGATCAGAAACTACCGGGATCTGGCCGGAATCCCGCTCGAAGTAGTGGTATCTATGCTGACAGCGGTACCTGCCCGTATTCTGGGAGTACAGGATCGGAAAGGAAGTTTGGAAACAGGTAAAGATGCGGATATCGTTGTGTTTGATCAGGATATAGAAGTCTACATGACCGTAGTGGAAGGTGAGATCAGATATGATCGTTTGACAACGGGTTAGTACGAAATATATTGACAGCCATAAACACTGATGATTTTTCAGGTATAAATGGCTTACAGGGTAAAGACTTGTGGATTGCTAAATACACAACTGTCTGCGTCCGTTGAATAATCAACTGTCTCTGAAAGACTGCTGATAAAAACAAATTATAAACAAATGAAAAAAGATAATAGTCTGGTAGGTATTAAGGAACTGGCGAAACTGGCTAATGTTTCTATCGGTACCATTGACCGGGTACTGCATGACCGTCCGGGAGTTGCCGCTAAAACCAAAGAGCGGGTGCTGGCCGTTTTGCAGGAGCATGACTATCAGCCCAATATGATCGCACGTGCCCTTGCCAGCCGCAAAGCCCGTCGTATCGTTGTCCTTATTCCCTCTGCCTCTCCCGAATCTGCTTATTGGAAAGCTCCGCTTGAGGGAGTCCGCACGGCAGGCAGCGAGATTCTGCGGTACAGTTTTACACTGGATGTATTGTTGTTTGATCAGAATGACAGGCACAGCTTTATTCCCTTGGCTGCACAACTGCTGGAGGAAGACTTTGACGCCCTCGTATTGGCTCCCATGTTCCATCAGGAAGCGCAGCCCCTGCTGCAACATTGTGATGAAAACAAGATCCCGTACGTATTCATCAACTCCGATATTCCGGGGTCTGATAGTGCTGCTTACTTTGGCCCTGATCTTTTTCAGAGTGGATGTATGACCGCTCAGCTCATAAATTATATCAGCAATCCTGCGGATGAAATATTGCTGGTTCATATTTCCAAGGAAATGGAAATGCAGCATCACCTTTTACGTAAGGAAGAAGGACTGTTGCAGTATATGCAGAATAATGACATGAAGCAGAAATTGCATAAGCTGGTTATCCGGGATACCACATACAGCGCAATAGAGCAGGCACTGGCACAGCAATTAAAAGACTCGACCGTAAAAGTACTCTTTGTGACCAACTCAAGAGTGGCATCCGTAGCCCGTTTTATTGAAGAGCAGCAGATAGCAGGAATATGTCTGATCGGCTTTGATTATCTGCCGGACAATATCGCTTATCTGGAAAAAGGTATTGTAGACTTTTTGCTGTGTCACAAACCTATAGCGCAGGGTTATAAATCAGTGATGTCTCTGTTTCAATTACTGGAAGCCCAGCAGGAACCGCAGAAAATAAACTATATGCCTATTGACGTCATCAGTAAAGAAAATTACCGCTACTACGAAAATTAAAAATCAGCCAGCACCAATGCTATAAACGAATAAACGTATTACTATGAAAAAGTACTTATTAATTTTCACCCTCTTAATCATGAGTCAGCTGTTCTCTTTTGCAGATAAGATTGATCCTGATTTTGCCGTTCGTGGTTTTCACCTGGACCTGCGGGTACAGGTTATGAAAATGCCGGCACTGAAAAAATTTGCCAGACAGCTACACGACGGAGGTGTCAATACCCTGATTATGGAATGGGAAGCTACCTATCCCTTTGAAAATCATCCGTTGATTCCCAATCAGTTTGCCTATACCCGGGAAGAAGTACGTGAATTTGTAGATTATTGCGAGAATATGGGAATAGATGTAATTCCTTTACAGCAAAGTTTCGGACATGTAGAGTATATCCTGCGTCATTACCGCTACAAAGATTTACGTGAAGATCAGAAAGACTATTCGCAGATCAATCCACTGAAAGAAAAGGAAGCAAAAGCCCTTTTTACGGATCTGTACAAAGATCTGATCAGCACACATAAATCCGAATATATCCATATCGGAGGAGATGAAACGTATCTGCTGGGACATTCTAAAGAATCGCAGGCTAAGGTTGCCGCGGTTGGAAAGGGACGGTTGTACGGAGATTATATTAAGCTCCTCTGTCAGCTGGTCGTAGAGCTGGGTAAGAAACCTGTGGTATGGGCGGATATAGCCATGAAATATCCGGATGCACTGCAAGGCATTCCTAAGGAAACTGTTTTCATAGATTGGAACTACGGCTGGGATGTAGATATGTTTGGCAAGCATAGTAATCTGTTGCATTCGGGTTACGAAATCTGGGGAGCACCTTCATTGCGCAGTCATCCGGACAATTATTTTCTGACACAGTGGGAAAAGCATTTTAAAAATATACATGATTTCATTCCATTGGCAAGGCAGTTTGGTTACAAAGGCATGATCATGACTTCCTGGTCTACTTCAGGACTTTACGGCAGTACATGGGAGAGTCCCAAAGATCTGGTTGACTTGTATCCTATACGCCGCGTGTATCCTTTATCCGGATTTAATATGCTGATTGAAGCTTATTTCTCAGCTTTACGCACACAGCAACCGCTCGATATCAAAGCGTTTATACAGCAATACGGAACTAATCAGTATGGATTCGGAGAGCATGAAACCGATAGATTCTGGAATGCGCTTCGTGCAAACCCTTATGAAATAAATCAGGGCGTTATCAGTTCGCAGGCAGTTTCCATCACACAAATGAAGGACAGTGCGGATTGGGTCTTAAAGGAGTTGCAATCGCTTTCGCCTAAAAAGAACAAGAATGAATTTGCACATTATATCCTGATGGCACAGATCAGACAACGTTACCTGCGGTACATGGATATTGAAATGGCGCTGAATAATCCAAATTTTGATCCCAACAGTATAGCGCATCTGAAAGCTGAATTAAAATTGCTTCGGGATGAAAAGCTTGATAAATCATTTAAAAAACTAAATGCTGATTTTATGTACACAACAGAGATACAGCAGGAAAATGAACTGCGTAACAGTAAAATCAGATTGCTGGAAGCACGATTAAACAGATTGGGTAAGAATTAAAACAAGAATCATGAAAACGAAATTATTCTTTATAGCCTGTTTCCTGATGCTGACGGTGCATACTGTCAAAGGACAAACGGAAAATAACTATCCGTTGTCTGTGAGCTGGCAGCCACTCATGAACAATTATGATGGCAAGGAGCAGGCACTATCGACATTAACCATTCAAAATACAGGTAACAAACCCTTTCCGTGGAAGGGTTGGCGTTTGTATTTTAATTTTATCCGGTTGCTGGAACCCGTCGATTCTTCACAACCCTTAGATGCTGTTCATATAAACGGTGACTACTTTTATTTCCTTCCTAATGCCAGAGGAAAAGAATTGCAGCCGGGGGAGAAGGTCACCTATACAATGGTTTCCAAATCATGGGTTGTAAATTATAATGATGCTCCTCAGGGATTTTATCTTCGTTGGGACAATGCTAAACTGGAACCGCTGGGCCCGGTGAATTATATGCCGCCAACAGATGAGAAAGCGTTTTTCAGGGTTGCAGGTGATAAGGAAATGAATGCAGATATGTTATATGAAAAAAATCTGCGTTATCAGCAGAATGAAGTATTACAGCGCGGACAGATCTTACCATCGCCTGTATCTATGGAGCGGCATTCCGGAACCTATACACTTAAAAAGAAGCTTCATGTTTCTTATGACAAAGGATTTCAGGATGAAGCCGATCTACTCTCCGGGACGTTGAAAAGCTACTTCGGTATTGCTGCGCAAACCGCTGTCCATACATCTTCCGGGGTAAAAGATATCCGGTTGCTGAAAGAAGACGGATTGGGAGATGAGGCTTATAAACTGGAGGTCACGTCCAGGGGAATCACTGTAAAAGCTTCTGCAAAAGCAGGACTCTTTTACGGTATACAGTCTTTAAAGCTGTTAATTGATCCGGCGAATTACAACAAAGGGGTAAGTTCCAAAATCGTACTGCCTTTAGTTACCATTACGGATGAGCCGCGGTTTGGCAGCCGGAGTTTGATGCTGGATGTTGCCCGCAATTTTCAAACTAAAGAGCAGATCCTTAAGATGCTGGATATAATGGCGCTCTATAAACTGAATACCTTTCATTTTCACCTGAATGACGATGAAGGCTGGCGACTGGAAATCCCGTCTATTCCCGAACTGACTGAAACGGGTGCACACAGGGCACATTGGGAAGAAGGAAAGGAATACAATAATCTGCCGCCTTCGTATGGATCCGGTCCATTTGCTGACAAGGGACGTGGAAGCGGATATTACAGTCAGGCAGATTTTATTGAGATCTTACAATATGCCAAACGCAGGCATATTAAAGTGATCCCTGAAATTGAAACTCCGGGACACGCACGTGCTGCTATTCAGGCAATGAACAGCCGCTATCGTAAATTGTTGAAAAGCGGAGACAAAGCCAGTGCGGAAGCTTTCCTGTTGCAGTCATCAGGAGATTCATCCGTATTCCGCTCGGTACAGAAGTGGAATGATAATGTCATGGACGTTTCTATGCCGTCGGTGTACACTTTCCTCGAGCAGGTGACGGACGATGTTATCGCTATGTATAAAAAGGCTGGTGCGGAACTGGAAACTATTCATTTTGGAGGAGATGAGGTGCCGAATGGTGTCTGGGAGGGATCACCGGCTTTTGCTAAATTAAAACAGACAGATCCTGCAATAAAAAGTACAGAAGATCTGTGGCTTCGTCATTTTGACAAGCTGTACACTATGCTGAAGAATAAAGGGCTGCTTCTTTCGGGCTGGGAAGAAGTCGGAATGCAAAAGATTACTCAGGATGGAAAGAAAAAATGGATTCCTTATAAAGGATTTAAGGATAAAGGGATTCATCTCAATGTATGGAATAATCTCGGTGGAAATGAAGACTTGGCCTATCGTCTGGCGAATGCAGGATACAAGGTAAAGCTCTCCTTTGTGAGCAATTTTTATTTCGATATGGCTTACCATAAACAGTTTGATGAGCAAGGTTTTTATTGGGGAGGTTTTATCGATCTGGAAAAGCCATACAGCTTTGTGCCGTTTCACTATTTGAGTAATCAGAAACAGGACTGGCTGGGGAGACCCTTACCTGAGCGCGTGTTGGCGGGTGCAGAAAAACTGACACCGGAAGGAGAACGCAATATCGTAGGATTGCAGGCGCTGCTGTGGTCCGAAACCATCAAATCCGAAAAGGAAATGGAACGTATGCTGTTCCCCAGATTGCTTGCATTTAGTGAGAGAGCCTGGGCAAAGCCTGGCGTGTGGGAGCAAGATGGTGAAAGTGCAGCCTCAAAAGTTCAGTATGAAAAACAAGTAAAGCATTTCTTTTCTATCGTCGGACAGCAGGAATTAAAACGATTGCAGCATCTGGGCGTAGAATACCGTATTCCTACGCCCGGAGTGAGACAGCTGGCAAATAAAATGCATGTCAATATGGAACTTCCGGGATTTGTAGTCCGTTATACTGAAAACGGAGCAGTTCCTGAAAACACAGATCCAATATACAGCAAGCCTGTACCTTATGTAAAAGGAATGTTATTCAGAGCTTTTGATGAACAGGGGCGTGGCGGATTGCCTGTGTCACCGGATTTAGCAGGGGGGAGTCATGAAAAATAAACATGAATCCGTAGCTGTCGCTACGCTCTCCAAACGGGATCAGGCCGTTTCCATTGGTATCATTGTATTGTTGTTCTTTGTTTTTGGATTCGTAACCTGGATCAATGCGATACTGATCCCTTATTTTAAAGGCGCATTTACACTGAATCACTTTGAGTCGTATCTGGTCGCGTTTGCTTTTTATATTGCTTATCTGCTGATGTCTGTTCCTTCGGGATATCTTCTGCGCTATGTAGGATTTAAACGGGGAATGATGATTGGATTTTTTATCATGGCTATAGGGGCAGCTTTTTTTGTTCCGGCAGGGAAAATGCAACTGTATCCGTTGTTTTTGACAGGCCTCTTTACGCTGGGTATCGGACTTTCTGTTTTGCAGACGGCCGCCAATCCTTATGTTACCATCCTGGGAGATAAAGAGCGTGCTGCACAGCGGTTTAGTATTATGGGGATCAGTAATAAACTGGCCGGTATAATAGCGCCTTTGTTGTTTGCCGCTATTGTGTTGCGTCCGGAAGATCAGAGTATGTTAGACAGTTTGTCTACATTGTCTCCCGACCAAAAGACCGTAGCTATTGAAACTTTGCTGGCCAGAGTAGTGGTGCCTTATGCTGTCGTGTCTGGTATTCTGGTGTTACTGGGTTTGTTGGTTAAATTCTCTCCCTTACCCGAAATTCATACGGATGAAGAAGAAAAGGAGGGGGAAGGGCTGGTCAAATCCGGGAAAACAAGCATATTGCAGTTTCCGCACCTTCTGCTTGGAAGTATTGCTATTTTCTTTCATGTAGGCTCTCAGGTGATTGCTGTAGATAGTATTATTGCGTACGGACAGCATTCGGGATTGTCCTTTGCACAAGCCAAGACATTCCCGGCTTACACGCTTACGGCCACAATAGTCGGATATATTCTGGGTATTATAATGGTGCCCAAAGTACTGAGTCAGCTCACAGCCTTACGTATATGTACGACACTGGGCCTGCTGTTATCCATGGCGATTATGTTGTTTTCCGGAGAGATTTCTTTTTTGGGATATCAGACAGATATTTCCGTGTGGTTTCTGGTGTTGCTCGGATTCGCCAATTCTATGATATGGGCGGGAATCTGGCCACTGGCTTTATCAGGGTTAGGTCGATTCCTCAAGATAGGAGCTTCTCTGCTGGTAATGGCACTTTGTGGCAATGCCATTATGCCTATGTTTTACGGTTTTTTTGCAGATAAAATCGGCCTCAAGGAAGCTTATGTTGTATTGTTGCCGTGTTATGCCTATTTAATATTCTATAGTTTTTACGGATTTCGTTTGAAAAGCTGGAAACGCTAAAGCGAACTATTTACTAAAACAAAGCTTATTTTATCCCCTTGTCAGAGGAATCCCGGATAATAAGCTTTGTTTTTATCACGACTTCCTGATAGTCCAGTGCCTGCATATCTTTGTCCTCTATTTGTTGAATCAGTATTTTGGCCGCAACACGCCCCATATCGTATGCACTGTCATCTATGGTCGATATCTGCGGCTCCATAATGGCGGAAATAGGGTAATTACTGAATCCGACGATAGCAACCTCTTCCGGTATTTTGTAACCTTTATTGCGGAATGCTTTCATTGTTGCAACAGCGGTATAGTCATTGGCACAGACAATGCCATCCGGCGTTATCTTTTCTTCCAGTAAAGCTTCAGCCTGAATTTTTCCTTCATCATAGCTGAGATTTCGGGTCTCCTTGATCAATTCCTGGTGTACAGGTAGCTGATGATCTGTCAGTGCCTGTTTAAAACCTTCCATTCTGGATTTAAAGATGTCCACATTCTGATTACCCGAAATATGAGCTATTGTTTTGCAGCCTTGCTGTATAAGGTGCTGAGTTGCAGTATAGGAAGCTTCAAAGTCGTTAATCACTACTTTACTTGCTTTGAGACTATCTGTATTCCGGTCATATAATACCAGTGGAATATTGGATTTGTCGATTTTTTTGAGGTGATCGAACCGATTCGTTTCCAAAGCAGGACAAATAATAATGCCGGCAGCAAGGGAGGTTTCCAGCATCTTTACTATTTCCTTTTCCTTTTTATAAGAGTCCTGCGACTGGAAAATAGTGATCTGGTATCCCTGATTGTAGGCGTAGTCCTCGATTCCGCTGATCACCTTGGAATGGAAGTCAATGTCGATTCGCGGACAGATCACTCCAATAGATTTTGTTTTCTTACTTCTGAAACTGGAAGCAATAGGATCCAGTGCAAAGCCCATTTCTTTCACCTTGTCATTGACCAGTTTTTTTGTGCTTTCGCTGATAGCATGGTGATTGGACAAGACGCGGGAAATGGTAGCGGTGGAGAGATTCAACTCCTTTGCGATATCTTTTATAGTAATGCGCGACGCGTCTGATTTCTTCATATTGACTTCCTTTATACTTGCTTTGCCGAAGTTAGTTCAAATTTTGCGTATTTCAAACTGTGTGATGTCTGTAATTTTATGCAAACATTTGCATTAACAATTGTGTGTTTATTTAGTTTTAAATGTATTTATTTAAATATTTTAAGTTTTTTTATGCAAACATTTGCATTGAATTTGTTTTTTATCTACCTTGCTTAAACTAAATAACAGATGCTATAAACTAAAGTCTGAATTATGATATTTATTACTAACCATCAAAAAACAAAAGGGAGCAATCGTGCCTTTTTTCTGATGATTTGGTTTTTGAGTTTGGTGATGTCCGTTCCGGGCGTAACACTTGCACAGCAAAAACAGGTTTCAGGAAAAGTTATTGATGCAGCTACCCAAGAGCCTCTTCCGGGAGTGAGCGTCTTGCTCATGGGGCAAAACTCCGGTATCAGTACCGACAATTCCGGTAATTTCACCTTAAAAGATGTCCGTGAAGGGCAATCTCTGGTTTTTTCATTTTTAGGGTATACCAGTCAGACCATAAAGGTCGATTCCCGTAATGTGTACAACATCTCTTTGAACAGCCTTTCCACGCTTATGGAAGAGACGGTTGTCGTAGGATACGGCCGGCAGAAAAGACGGAATCTGACCGGTTCTGTAGTGTCTGTAGGGGCAAGCGAAATTGAGAAAACCACATTACAGGATCCTTTATCTATTCTGCAGGGACGGGCAGCGGGTGTACAGGTATCCTCTAATTCAGGAGCACCAGGAGGAGAGATGACTATTCGTGTACGTGGTAACTCCTCACTCAACTCCGGAAATAATCCGCTTTTTGTCGTGGATGGTATTCCGATAGAGTCAAATTCTATCTCTTCTCTGAACGGTACTGAAAATTCTGGTTTGAATCCACTTGCAGATATCAACCCAAGTGATATCGCCTCTATGGAAATCCTGAAAGATGCAGCATCAACAGCGATCTATGGTTCAAGAGCTGCGAATGGTGTGGTCATGATTACCACTAAACGTGGTGCGGAGGGTAAACCAGAGGTATTGCTGAATGCAACCACCGGGGTGAGTTCGCTGACACGTAAGCTAAGCGTATTGAATGCAAGACAATACCGCGAAGCTGTTCTGGATTCCTACAACGCAATGATAGTTCCGGAAGATCCTTATTATACACTTATTGATTCCTTAAATCCGATGAACAACGGAGATGTGGACTGGCAGGATGAGCTGATGCGAAGTGCGAAGCAATATAAAATAGATCTTTCTGTACGGGGCGGTAACCAGGGAACCAAATATGCCTGGAGTTCCTCTTATCTGGATCAGGACGGAGTCATACTCAATTCCAATTACAAAAGATTCACTTCCCGTCTAAATGTAGATTTCAATATTTCTGATCGTATCCGTATCGGACAGAGTGTATCGTATACGAATGCGGTAAATAACCGTACTAATGCAGCAGGATCGGGCAATTTGAGTATTATCCGGAGCTTGCTGGTGCGCCCGCCTAATATGTCTATGTATCTGCCGGACGGATCTCTGAACGGCTACATGATCGGTCAGCGTAATCCGGTAGGGATGGCACTCTATGCCACCAACCTCAACAAGAGTAACCGTATTATCGGTAGTCAATATCTGGAAATCGATATCTATAAAGACCTTAAGTTCAGAAGTAATGTGAATTTAGATTACATTGCTATGAAGGAAGATGAATTTATGCCTTCTATCCTGGATTACCGCGAGGGGTACAATACAGGTGGTGTGCGTTCTTCCGGCAATCTTACATGGGGTAATGAAAGTTATTTTACCTATACCAAGAATATTGACAACAAACACAATTTTGGAGCTGTACTGGGTATGAGTTTTCAGAAATGGCGTTATGACCGTACCGGATTAGACGGAATGTATTTCCCAAGTGATGATATCCGTACGTTGAATGCTGCTTCCGTGATTTCGAATCAAGGTGTTAACGTGGCTTCAGAGCATGCTATGCTTTCCTATTTTGGTAGAGCGACTTACGATTACAAAGGTAAATATCTGTTAGAATTTAACTTACGTGCGGACGGTTCATCCCGTTTTGGACGTGACAAGCGATTTGGTTACTTCCCTTCCGCCTCGGCAGGATGGCGTTTTGTGGAAGAACAGGCTGTGAAAGATCTGGGATGGTTGAGTGATGGTAAGCTTCGCTTCAGTCTGGGTAGTACCGGAAATGAGGCCATAGGTGATTACACTTCACGAGGCGAATTTACTTTAGGTACCAATTATCTGGAATTCTCTGGTGCGTCACCAACAGTAATGCCTAATGCAAGTCTTACCTGGGAGACCACTAAGCAATATAACTTAGGTTTGGAGTTAGGCTTTGTCAATAACAGGATTATGTTCTCTACAGATGCTTATCTGAAGAAAACAAAAGACTTATTATACAATGTGCCTATTCCAAGCACTACAGGTTTTGAATACATAACACAGAATATTGGTTCTATCGAAAACCGCGGTCTTGAATTTAGTTTACAGACACGCAATCTGGAAGGTGCTTTCACCTGGAATACCAATATTAATGTCAGTCTTAACCGTAATAAAATAACATCCTTACCTAAAAACCTGCTGACCAACGGCTATATACAGAATGGTAATTTCCATATT
The Sphingobacterium spiritivorum genome window above contains:
- the nagA gene encoding N-acetylglucosamine-6-phosphate deacetylase, whose product is MTKLLLHNCILVLPASLLENGYVYVVDKRIAGVGQGMPEIQDDELKIIDLKGRYVSAGFIDMHVHGGGGYDFMDATVEAFLGVSETHVRYGTTAMCPTTLTADSENLYAVLDTYAAALPQNKKGASWLGLHLEGPYLAMNQRGAQDPKYIRNPDVKEYSAILDYSPHITRWSAAPELPGALAFGDYLQSKGIIASLAHTDALFEEVVEGYDHGYRLATHFYSAMSTIVRKNAKRYAGVIEAGYYLDGMDVEIIADGIHVPAPLLKLIYKIKGPTRIALVTDAMRAAAMPEGPSVLGRVQDGLPVLVEGGVAKLPDRSAFAGSVATCNQLIRNYRDLAGIPLEVVVSMLTAVPARILGVQDRKGSLETGKDADIVVFDQDIEVYMTVVEGEIRYDRLTTG
- a CDS encoding substrate-binding domain-containing protein, which codes for MKKDNSLVGIKELAKLANVSIGTIDRVLHDRPGVAAKTKERVLAVLQEHDYQPNMIARALASRKARRIVVLIPSASPESAYWKAPLEGVRTAGSEILRYSFTLDVLLFDQNDRHSFIPLAAQLLEEDFDALVLAPMFHQEAQPLLQHCDENKIPYVFINSDIPGSDSAAYFGPDLFQSGCMTAQLINYISNPADEILLVHISKEMEMQHHLLRKEEGLLQYMQNNDMKQKLHKLVIRDTTYSAIEQALAQQLKDSTVKVLFVTNSRVASVARFIEEQQIAGICLIGFDYLPDNIAYLEKGIVDFLLCHKPIAQGYKSVMSLFQLLEAQQEPQKINYMPIDVISKENYRYYEN
- a CDS encoding beta-N-acetylhexosaminidase, encoding MKKYLLIFTLLIMSQLFSFADKIDPDFAVRGFHLDLRVQVMKMPALKKFARQLHDGGVNTLIMEWEATYPFENHPLIPNQFAYTREEVREFVDYCENMGIDVIPLQQSFGHVEYILRHYRYKDLREDQKDYSQINPLKEKEAKALFTDLYKDLISTHKSEYIHIGGDETYLLGHSKESQAKVAAVGKGRLYGDYIKLLCQLVVELGKKPVVWADIAMKYPDALQGIPKETVFIDWNYGWDVDMFGKHSNLLHSGYEIWGAPSLRSHPDNYFLTQWEKHFKNIHDFIPLARQFGYKGMIMTSWSTSGLYGSTWESPKDLVDLYPIRRVYPLSGFNMLIEAYFSALRTQQPLDIKAFIQQYGTNQYGFGEHETDRFWNALRANPYEINQGVISSQAVSITQMKDSADWVLKELQSLSPKKNKNEFAHYILMAQIRQRYLRYMDIEMALNNPNFDPNSIAHLKAELKLLRDEKLDKSFKKLNADFMYTTEIQQENELRNSKIRLLEARLNRLGKN
- a CDS encoding family 20 glycosylhydrolase, encoding MKTKLFFIACFLMLTVHTVKGQTENNYPLSVSWQPLMNNYDGKEQALSTLTIQNTGNKPFPWKGWRLYFNFIRLLEPVDSSQPLDAVHINGDYFYFLPNARGKELQPGEKVTYTMVSKSWVVNYNDAPQGFYLRWDNAKLEPLGPVNYMPPTDEKAFFRVAGDKEMNADMLYEKNLRYQQNEVLQRGQILPSPVSMERHSGTYTLKKKLHVSYDKGFQDEADLLSGTLKSYFGIAAQTAVHTSSGVKDIRLLKEDGLGDEAYKLEVTSRGITVKASAKAGLFYGIQSLKLLIDPANYNKGVSSKIVLPLVTITDEPRFGSRSLMLDVARNFQTKEQILKMLDIMALYKLNTFHFHLNDDEGWRLEIPSIPELTETGAHRAHWEEGKEYNNLPPSYGSGPFADKGRGSGYYSQADFIEILQYAKRRHIKVIPEIETPGHARAAIQAMNSRYRKLLKSGDKASAEAFLLQSSGDSSVFRSVQKWNDNVMDVSMPSVYTFLEQVTDDVIAMYKKAGAELETIHFGGDEVPNGVWEGSPAFAKLKQTDPAIKSTEDLWLRHFDKLYTMLKNKGLLLSGWEEVGMQKITQDGKKKWIPYKGFKDKGIHLNVWNNLGGNEDLAYRLANAGYKVKLSFVSNFYFDMAYHKQFDEQGFYWGGFIDLEKPYSFVPFHYLSNQKQDWLGRPLPERVLAGAEKLTPEGERNIVGLQALLWSETIKSEKEMERMLFPRLLAFSERAWAKPGVWEQDGESAASKVQYEKQVKHFFSIVGQQELKRLQHLGVEYRIPTPGVRQLANKMHVNMELPGFVVRYTENGAVPENTDPIYSKPVPYVKGMLFRAFDEQGRGGLPVSPDLAGGSHEK
- a CDS encoding sugar MFS transporter; translated protein: MKNKHESVAVATLSKRDQAVSIGIIVLLFFVFGFVTWINAILIPYFKGAFTLNHFESYLVAFAFYIAYLLMSVPSGYLLRYVGFKRGMMIGFFIMAIGAAFFVPAGKMQLYPLFLTGLFTLGIGLSVLQTAANPYVTILGDKERAAQRFSIMGISNKLAGIIAPLLFAAIVLRPEDQSMLDSLSTLSPDQKTVAIETLLARVVVPYAVVSGILVLLGLLVKFSPLPEIHTDEEEKEGEGLVKSGKTSILQFPHLLLGSIAIFFHVGSQVIAVDSIIAYGQHSGLSFAQAKTFPAYTLTATIVGYILGIIMVPKVLSQLTALRICTTLGLLLSMAIMLFSGEISFLGYQTDISVWFLVLLGFANSMIWAGIWPLALSGLGRFLKIGASLLVMALCGNAIMPMFYGFFADKIGLKEAYVVLLPCYAYLIFYSFYGFRLKSWKR
- a CDS encoding LacI family DNA-binding transcriptional regulator; protein product: MKKSDASRITIKDIAKELNLSTATISRVLSNHHAISESTKKLVNDKVKEMGFALDPIASSFRSKKTKSIGVICPRIDIDFHSKVISGIEDYAYNQGYQITIFQSQDSYKKEKEIVKMLETSLAAGIIICPALETNRFDHLKKIDKSNIPLVLYDRNTDSLKASKVVINDFEASYTATQHLIQQGCKTIAHISGNQNVDIFKSRMEGFKQALTDHQLPVHQELIKETRNLSYDEGKIQAEALLEEKITPDGIVCANDYTAVATMKAFRNKGYKIPEEVAIVGFSNYPISAIMEPQISTIDDSAYDMGRVAAKILIQQIEDKDMQALDYQEVVIKTKLIIRDSSDKGIK